One genomic window of Pelodiscus sinensis isolate JC-2024 chromosome 14, ASM4963464v1, whole genome shotgun sequence includes the following:
- the LINGO1 gene encoding leucine-rich repeat and immunoglobulin-like domain-containing nogo receptor-interacting protein 1 isoform X1, whose translation MQVRERMKAGEVSMHNPILACWQPILLLMLGSILSGSATGCPPRCECSAQERSVLCHRKRFIAVPEGIPTETRLLDLSKNRIKTLNQDEFANYPHLEELELNENTISAIEPGAFNNLYNLRTLGLRSNRLKLIPLGVFTGLSNLTKLDISENKIVILLDYMFQDLYNLKSLEVGDNDLVYISHRAFSGLNSLEQLTLEKCNLTSIPTEALSHLHGLIVLRLRHLNINAIRDYSFRRLYRLKVLEISHWPYLDTMTSNCLYGLNLTSLSITHCNLTSIPYVSVRHLVYLRFLNLSYNPILTVEGSMLHDLLRLQEIQLVGGQLSMVEPYAFRGLNYLRILNVSGNLLTTLEESAFHSVGNLETLILDNNPLACDCRLLWIFRRRWRLNFNKQQPTCSTPEFVQGKEFKDFPDVLLPNYFTCRRARIRDRKPQQIFVDEGHTVHFVCRADGDPPPTITWLSPKKHLISTKTNGRLTVFPDGTLEVRYAQIQDNGTYLCIASNAGGNDTMLAHLHVRSYSPDWPHQPNKTFAFISNQPNESDANSTRATVPFPFDIKTLIIATTMGFISFLGVVLFCLVLLFLWSRGKGNTKHNIEIEYVPRKSDAGISSADAPRKFNMKMI comes from the coding sequence GTGAGAGAGAGGATGAAAGCTGGGGAGGTGAGCATGCATAACCCAATCCTGGCCTGCTGGCAGCCGATCCTCCTCCTGATGCTGGGATCCATCCTCTCCGGCTCTGCCACGGGCTGCCCGCCCCGCTGTGAGTGCTCTGCCCAAGAGCGCTCGGTGCTGTGCCATCGGAAGCGATTCATCGCCGTCCCCGAGGGGATTCCCACGGAGACTCGGCTCCTGGACTTGAGTAAGAACCGAATCAAGACTCTCAACCAGGATGAGTTTGCCAACTACCCTCACCTGGAGGAGCTGGAGTTAAACGAGAACACTATCAGTGCCATTGAGCCTGGGGCTTTCAACAACCTCTATAACCTCAGGACTCTGGGACTCAGGAGTAACCGGCTCAAGCTGATCCCCTTGGGGGTGTTCACTGGACTCAGCAATCTTACCAAGCTAGACATTAGTGAGAACAAAATTGTGATCCTCCTAGACTACATGTTCCAGGACTTGTATAACCTGAAGTCTTTGGAGGTTGGGGACAATGACCTGGTCTACATCTCCCACCGGGCCTTTAGCGGCCTCAACAGCTTGGAGCAGCTGACGCTGGAAAAATGCAACTTGACCTCCATCCCTACGGAGGCGCTGTCTCACTTGCACGGCTTGATTGTGCTGAGGCTGCGCCACCTGAACATCAACGCCATCAGGGATTACTCCTTTAGGAGGCTCTACAGGCTTAAGGTCCTTGAGATCTCCCACTGGCCCTATCTGGATACCATGACGTCTAACTGCCTCTATGGACTGAACCTGACGTCCTTGTCCATCACCCACTGCAATCTGACTTCCATCCCCTATGTGTCTGTCAGGCACTTAGTTTATCTCAGGTTCCTGAACCTGTCCTACAACCCCATCCTCACTGTTGAGGGCTCCATGCTGCATGACTTGCTGCGGCTGCAGGAGATCCAGCTGGTGGGAGGGCAGCTCTCCATGGTGGAGCCCTATGCCTTCAGAGGTCTGAACTACTTGCGCATCCTGAACGTGTCTGGGAACCTGCTGACCACACTGGAGGAATCTGCCTTCCACTCAGTGGGGAACCTGGAGACGCTCATTTTGGATAACAACCCTTTGGCCTGTGACTGCCGGCTGCTTTGGATTTTCCGACGCCGCTGGAGGTTGAACTTCAACAAACAGCAGCCCACCTGTTCCACTCCCGAGTTTGTCCAGGGAAAGGAGTTCAAAGACTTCCCCGACGTGCTCCTGCCCAACTATTTCACCTGCCGCCGGGCGCGCATACGAGACCGCAAGCCACAGCAGATCTTCGTGGATGAGGGCCACACAGTGCATTTTGTGTGCCGGGCAGATGGGGATCCACCCCCAACGATCACATGGCTCTCTCCGAAGAAGCACCTCATCTCTACCAAAACCAATGGGCGACTCACGGTCTTTCCTGATGGCACTCTGGAGGTGCGCTATGCCCAGATCCAGGACAATGGCACTTACCTATGCATCGCCAGCAATGCGGGTGGCAATGACACCATGCTGGCCCACCTTCACGTGCGGAGCTACTCCCCAGACTGGCCCCACCAGCCTAACAAGACCTTTGCTTTCATCTCCAACCAGCCCAATGAGAGCGACGCCAACAGTACACGCGCCACCGTGCCTTTCCCCTTCGACATCAAGACTCTCATCATCGCCACCACGATGGGTTTTATCTCCTTCCTAGGTGTGGTGCTCTTCTGTCTGGTGCTTCTCTTCCTGTGGAGCCGGGGGAAAGGCAACACGAAGCACAACATTGAGATCGAGTATGTGCCGCGCAAGTCTGACGCTGGCATCAGCTCTGCCGATGCACCGCGCAAGTTCAACATGAAAATGATCTAA
- the LINGO1 gene encoding leucine-rich repeat and immunoglobulin-like domain-containing nogo receptor-interacting protein 1 isoform X2, translating to MKAGEVSMHNPILACWQPILLLMLGSILSGSATGCPPRCECSAQERSVLCHRKRFIAVPEGIPTETRLLDLSKNRIKTLNQDEFANYPHLEELELNENTISAIEPGAFNNLYNLRTLGLRSNRLKLIPLGVFTGLSNLTKLDISENKIVILLDYMFQDLYNLKSLEVGDNDLVYISHRAFSGLNSLEQLTLEKCNLTSIPTEALSHLHGLIVLRLRHLNINAIRDYSFRRLYRLKVLEISHWPYLDTMTSNCLYGLNLTSLSITHCNLTSIPYVSVRHLVYLRFLNLSYNPILTVEGSMLHDLLRLQEIQLVGGQLSMVEPYAFRGLNYLRILNVSGNLLTTLEESAFHSVGNLETLILDNNPLACDCRLLWIFRRRWRLNFNKQQPTCSTPEFVQGKEFKDFPDVLLPNYFTCRRARIRDRKPQQIFVDEGHTVHFVCRADGDPPPTITWLSPKKHLISTKTNGRLTVFPDGTLEVRYAQIQDNGTYLCIASNAGGNDTMLAHLHVRSYSPDWPHQPNKTFAFISNQPNESDANSTRATVPFPFDIKTLIIATTMGFISFLGVVLFCLVLLFLWSRGKGNTKHNIEIEYVPRKSDAGISSADAPRKFNMKMI from the coding sequence ATGAAAGCTGGGGAGGTGAGCATGCATAACCCAATCCTGGCCTGCTGGCAGCCGATCCTCCTCCTGATGCTGGGATCCATCCTCTCCGGCTCTGCCACGGGCTGCCCGCCCCGCTGTGAGTGCTCTGCCCAAGAGCGCTCGGTGCTGTGCCATCGGAAGCGATTCATCGCCGTCCCCGAGGGGATTCCCACGGAGACTCGGCTCCTGGACTTGAGTAAGAACCGAATCAAGACTCTCAACCAGGATGAGTTTGCCAACTACCCTCACCTGGAGGAGCTGGAGTTAAACGAGAACACTATCAGTGCCATTGAGCCTGGGGCTTTCAACAACCTCTATAACCTCAGGACTCTGGGACTCAGGAGTAACCGGCTCAAGCTGATCCCCTTGGGGGTGTTCACTGGACTCAGCAATCTTACCAAGCTAGACATTAGTGAGAACAAAATTGTGATCCTCCTAGACTACATGTTCCAGGACTTGTATAACCTGAAGTCTTTGGAGGTTGGGGACAATGACCTGGTCTACATCTCCCACCGGGCCTTTAGCGGCCTCAACAGCTTGGAGCAGCTGACGCTGGAAAAATGCAACTTGACCTCCATCCCTACGGAGGCGCTGTCTCACTTGCACGGCTTGATTGTGCTGAGGCTGCGCCACCTGAACATCAACGCCATCAGGGATTACTCCTTTAGGAGGCTCTACAGGCTTAAGGTCCTTGAGATCTCCCACTGGCCCTATCTGGATACCATGACGTCTAACTGCCTCTATGGACTGAACCTGACGTCCTTGTCCATCACCCACTGCAATCTGACTTCCATCCCCTATGTGTCTGTCAGGCACTTAGTTTATCTCAGGTTCCTGAACCTGTCCTACAACCCCATCCTCACTGTTGAGGGCTCCATGCTGCATGACTTGCTGCGGCTGCAGGAGATCCAGCTGGTGGGAGGGCAGCTCTCCATGGTGGAGCCCTATGCCTTCAGAGGTCTGAACTACTTGCGCATCCTGAACGTGTCTGGGAACCTGCTGACCACACTGGAGGAATCTGCCTTCCACTCAGTGGGGAACCTGGAGACGCTCATTTTGGATAACAACCCTTTGGCCTGTGACTGCCGGCTGCTTTGGATTTTCCGACGCCGCTGGAGGTTGAACTTCAACAAACAGCAGCCCACCTGTTCCACTCCCGAGTTTGTCCAGGGAAAGGAGTTCAAAGACTTCCCCGACGTGCTCCTGCCCAACTATTTCACCTGCCGCCGGGCGCGCATACGAGACCGCAAGCCACAGCAGATCTTCGTGGATGAGGGCCACACAGTGCATTTTGTGTGCCGGGCAGATGGGGATCCACCCCCAACGATCACATGGCTCTCTCCGAAGAAGCACCTCATCTCTACCAAAACCAATGGGCGACTCACGGTCTTTCCTGATGGCACTCTGGAGGTGCGCTATGCCCAGATCCAGGACAATGGCACTTACCTATGCATCGCCAGCAATGCGGGTGGCAATGACACCATGCTGGCCCACCTTCACGTGCGGAGCTACTCCCCAGACTGGCCCCACCAGCCTAACAAGACCTTTGCTTTCATCTCCAACCAGCCCAATGAGAGCGACGCCAACAGTACACGCGCCACCGTGCCTTTCCCCTTCGACATCAAGACTCTCATCATCGCCACCACGATGGGTTTTATCTCCTTCCTAGGTGTGGTGCTCTTCTGTCTGGTGCTTCTCTTCCTGTGGAGCCGGGGGAAAGGCAACACGAAGCACAACATTGAGATCGAGTATGTGCCGCGCAAGTCTGACGCTGGCATCAGCTCTGCCGATGCACCGCGCAAGTTCAACATGAAAATGATCTAA